One part of the Olleya sp. YS genome encodes these proteins:
- a CDS encoding M43 family zinc metalloprotease — protein sequence MKKLFLSMAVVALLFSSCSDDKSEVINDDQSKVDMSDFYVYTDADVDETARQAQGKTVCHSMVNLNRLLNENPGLEKKMYDIEYDTRSFLANAKKPGKGNGNGGGPGGGGSGGGDPIDNLGVVNIPVYVHVVYSNSQENVSDQKINAQISVLNNDFRASNNDVNQVPSEFAGLVADTEINFTLAGTFRHANSTSAWSTNDAVKAAYPPVTPSTHLNIWVCNISGGILGYAQFPGGPSATDGVVVLYSSLPGGSAAPYNQGRTLTHEVGHYLNLRHIWGDGRCKQDDFVADTPSSDGPNYGCPSYPTVNCRSNDMTMNYMDYVNDDCMYMFSTGQKSRMRTIFQSGGSRAALVGN from the coding sequence ATGAAAAAATTATTCCTAAGTATGGCTGTTGTGGCCTTACTATTCTCATCATGTAGTGATGACAAATCAGAAGTTATAAATGACGACCAATCTAAAGTTGATATGTCTGATTTTTACGTTTACACAGATGCAGATGTAGACGAAACCGCTAGACAAGCTCAAGGAAAAACGGTGTGTCATAGTATGGTTAACTTAAATAGACTACTTAATGAAAATCCAGGTTTAGAAAAGAAAATGTATGATATTGAATATGATACCAGGTCTTTTCTTGCAAATGCTAAAAAACCAGGTAAAGGAAACGGTAATGGTGGAGGACCTGGAGGAGGTGGCTCTGGTGGTGGAGACCCAATAGATAACTTAGGTGTTGTAAATATTCCTGTATACGTACACGTTGTGTATAGCAACTCTCAAGAGAATGTAAGCGATCAAAAAATAAACGCTCAAATTTCAGTGTTAAACAACGACTTTAGAGCTTCAAATAATGATGTAAACCAAGTTCCTTCTGAGTTTGCTGGATTGGTAGCAGATACAGAAATTAACTTTACACTAGCTGGTACGTTTAGACATGCTAACTCAACATCTGCTTGGAGCACTAATGACGCAGTAAAAGCTGCTTATCCACCTGTGACACCTTCAACTCACTTAAATATTTGGGTATGTAACATTAGTGGTGGTATTTTAGGATATGCACAATTTCCTGGTGGTCCATCTGCAACAGATGGAGTTGTTGTATTATATTCTAGTTTACCTGGTGGCTCTGCAGCACCTTATAATCAAGGTAGAACATTAACTCATGAAGTAGGTCATTATTTAAACCTGCGTCATATTTGGGGAGACGGAAGATGTAAGCAAGACGATTTTGTTGCTGACACACCATCTTCAGATGGACCAAACTACGGTTGCCCATCATATCCTACAGTTAATTGTCGTTCAAATGACATGACAATGAACTACATGGATTATGTTAACGATGACTGTATGTATATGTTCTCAACTGGTCAAAAGTCTAGAATGAGAACTATTTTCCAATCAGGAGGCTCAAGAGCAGCACTAGTAGGAAACTAA
- a CDS encoding META domain-containing protein produces the protein MKTITIFLFSILLNGCGSTNQANATTDMKQNISDNLNGSFVVSKLGESTSVQNDLTIKFDDATKRVSGFSGCNNFSGSYQIKDKKIAILNLISTEKACLDDTNMVESKFLQSLTKANNFKIKNNEIVFLNDSKQLFNAKPNTITDTAKQSQDNSMIIEYTAITRGTYKMVKVDQNSIKSQLSRTAQEETTACSKDNWDTLKSLVEPINLKALKTLEPPSKAHQHDGAAIANLTIIVNGETYQTPAFDHGNPPKEIADLVNKLLDLTTPETKKEN, from the coding sequence ATGAAAACAATTACTATATTTCTATTTTCAATACTATTAAATGGTTGTGGAAGTACAAACCAAGCTAATGCTACTACAGATATGAAGCAAAATATAAGCGATAATCTAAATGGCTCTTTTGTTGTAAGTAAATTAGGAGAAAGCACCTCTGTACAAAACGACTTGACTATAAAATTTGATGATGCCACCAAAAGAGTATCTGGTTTTTCTGGTTGCAATAATTTTTCAGGTAGTTATCAAATTAAAGATAAAAAAATAGCTATTCTTAATCTAATTTCGACAGAAAAAGCATGTTTAGACGATACAAACATGGTAGAAAGTAAATTCTTACAATCGTTAACAAAAGCTAACAATTTTAAAATTAAAAACAATGAAATTGTTTTTTTAAATGACTCTAAACAATTGTTTAATGCTAAACCTAATACGATTACAGATACTGCTAAACAAAGTCAAGATAACTCAATGATTATTGAATATACAGCAATAACAAGAGGGACTTACAAGATGGTTAAAGTTGACCAAAATAGTATTAAGTCACAATTAAGTAGAACTGCACAAGAAGAAACAACTGCTTGCAGCAAAGACAATTGGGACACTTTAAAGAGCTTAGTAGAACCTATTAATTTAAAAGCTTTAAAAACCTTAGAACCGCCTAGTAAAGCTCATCAACATGATGGTGCTGCAATAGCAAATTTGACTATCATAGTTAATGGTGAAACTTATCAAACACCAGCTTTTGATCATGGAAATCCTCCAAAAGAAATTGCAGATTTAGTAAATAAACTTCTAGATTTAACAACACCTGAAACAAAAAAAGAAAACTAA
- a CDS encoding SufE family protein: MKTIKEIQDDIIDEFSMFEDWEERYQYMIDLGKTLPLIAPEYKTEDNIIKGCQSKVWVHAELNDDTIAFTADSDAIITKGIIAILIRVFSNQHPKDIIEANTDFIDAIGLKEHLSPTRANGLVSMIKQIKMYAIAYQTQLQ; encoded by the coding sequence ATGAAGACGATTAAAGAAATACAAGACGACATTATTGATGAGTTTTCAATGTTTGAAGATTGGGAAGAGCGCTATCAGTATATGATAGATTTGGGTAAAACACTTCCGTTAATAGCTCCAGAATATAAAACTGAAGACAATATTATTAAAGGTTGCCAAAGTAAAGTTTGGGTACACGCAGAGCTAAACGACGATACAATTGCTTTTACAGCAGATAGTGATGCTATAATAACAAAAGGGATTATTGCCATTTTAATCCGTGTATTTTCCAACCAACACCCTAAAGACATAATTGAAGCTAATACCGATTTTATTGATGCTATAGGATTAAAAGAACATTTATCACCTACCAGAGCTAATGGCTTAGTTAGTATGATAAAACAAATAAAAATGTATGCAATTGCATACCAAACACAATTACAATAA
- a CDS encoding DUF59 domain-containing protein: MSDTTIDTAELGEKIVRVLKTIFDPEIPVDIYELGLIYDVFVNEDYDVKILMTLTTPNCPVAETLPLEVEEKVKSLNDVKDAEVEITFDPPWTQDLMSEEAKLELGML, from the coding sequence ATGAGTGACACTACAATAGATACAGCAGAATTAGGTGAGAAAATAGTACGCGTATTAAAAACTATTTTTGATCCAGAAATACCAGTAGACATCTACGAACTAGGGTTAATTTATGATGTTTTTGTTAATGAAGATTACGATGTCAAAATATTAATGACCTTAACCACTCCTAATTGTCCAGTAGCCGAAACTTTACCTTTGGAAGTAGAAGAAAAGGTAAAATCTTTAAACGATGTAAAAGATGCAGAAGTAGAAATTACTTTTGATCCACCTTGGACGCAAGACTTAATGAGTGAAGAAGCTAAACTTGAATTAGGAATGCTTTAA
- a CDS encoding DUF2480 family protein — MKDEIINRVANSKLVTIDLEDFYPEGKRVLFDIKDWLFQELVLKEKDFRDYIKNHDWSQYKNQYVAITCSADAIIPDWAFMLLVVNLEPFVEKCHIGSLEDLETSIYQDIINDIDGTIYQDKPVIIKGCSNKPVPVNAYVLLTNKLKPYAKSIMYGEACSFVPLFKR; from the coding sequence TTGAAAGACGAAATCATAAATCGCGTCGCGAATAGCAAATTGGTCACCATAGACCTTGAGGACTTCTATCCTGAAGGGAAACGTGTACTTTTTGATATTAAAGATTGGTTGTTTCAAGAGTTGGTTTTAAAAGAGAAAGACTTTAGAGATTATATAAAAAATCACGACTGGAGCCAATATAAAAATCAGTACGTTGCTATCACTTGTTCGGCAGATGCTATCATTCCTGATTGGGCTTTTATGCTATTGGTCGTTAATTTAGAGCCTTTTGTCGAAAAATGCCATATTGGCTCATTGGAGGATTTAGAGACTTCGATTTATCAAGATATCATTAATGACATTGATGGTACAATATACCAAGATAAACCCGTCATTATAAAAGGGTGTAGTAATAAGCCAGTGCCTGTAAATGCTTATGTTTTGCTAACAAATAAGCTTAAACCTTATGCTAAATCCATCATGTATGGTGAAGCGTGCTCTTTTGTTCCTTTATTTAAACGTTAA
- a CDS encoding DUF3078 domain-containing protein — protein MKKIVLLGAFFIGLVSMNAQTKEELQAQKAEKQAAADALQSEADALQAQIDALPGWRKGMFGTIGGSISEFSNWYSQGAANNASGNIGFTVNGFANLIEDKFFWRNNLNVNLGWVKLDNKDIATDSEDFNATTDVFNISSLYGRNIAKNLAVSGLAEYRTTILDNLNDPGYLDVGVGLTWTPIENLVVVAHPLNYNFVFAKNDAVFQSSLGAKIVADYTRQIGSVSFKSNFSTFQSYENGDLSNFTWINSFGYNLWKMIGVGFDFGLRSNRQEAANFQGTTLSAADNKLQSYWLVGLNYQL, from the coding sequence ATGAAGAAAATAGTATTATTAGGAGCATTTTTTATTGGATTGGTATCAATGAATGCTCAAACAAAAGAAGAGTTACAAGCTCAAAAAGCAGAAAAACAAGCAGCAGCAGATGCACTTCAAAGTGAAGCTGATGCACTACAAGCACAAATAGATGCACTTCCAGGATGGCGTAAAGGTATGTTTGGTACTATTGGTGGAAGTATTTCAGAATTTAGCAACTGGTACTCTCAAGGAGCTGCTAACAATGCTTCTGGTAACATTGGTTTTACGGTTAATGGTTTTGCAAATTTAATTGAAGACAAATTTTTCTGGAGAAATAATCTTAATGTTAATTTAGGTTGGGTTAAGTTAGACAATAAAGACATTGCAACAGATAGCGAAGATTTTAACGCTACTACAGATGTATTTAATATTTCTTCTTTATATGGAAGAAACATTGCTAAAAATTTAGCAGTTTCTGGATTAGCAGAATACAGAACAACTATTCTAGATAATTTAAATGATCCAGGGTATTTAGATGTTGGTGTTGGTTTAACTTGGACACCAATTGAAAACTTAGTAGTAGTAGCACACCCTTTAAACTACAATTTTGTTTTCGCAAAAAATGATGCTGTTTTTCAGTCTAGTTTAGGTGCTAAAATAGTAGCAGATTACACGCGTCAAATAGGATCAGTTAGTTTTAAATCTAACTTCTCTACTTTCCAATCATATGAAAATGGAGATTTATCTAACTTTACTTGGATAAATAGTTTTGGATATAACTTATGGAAAATGATTGGTGTTGGTTTTGACTTTGGCTTAAGAAGTAACAGACAAGAGGCTGCTAACTTCCAAGGGACAACCTTATCTGCAGCAGATAATAAATTACAATCGTACTGGTTAGTTGGATTAAACTATCAATTGTAA
- the hflX gene encoding GTPase HflX, protein MLEKKDTELEKAVLIGVVTKDQDEDRSKEYLDELEFLTYTAGGDVKKRFTQKMEMPNPKTFLGTGKMEEVRQYVEDNDISTAIFDDELSASQERNISKILNIKVLDRTNLILDIFAQRAQTSSARTQVELAQCEYLLPRLRGMWTHLERQKGGIGMRGPGETEIETDRRIVRDKIALLKAKIKTIDKQMSVQRGNRGKMVRVALVGYTNVGKSTLMNTISKSNVFAENKLFATLDTTVRKVVIQNLPFLLTDTVGFIRKLPTQLVESFKSTLDEVREADLLLHVVDISHPNFEDHIASVNKILGEIDSADKPVIMVFNKIDAYKPEPFDPSNLQEVRTKEHYTLGEWKKTWMNRVGEDNALFISALNKKNLEDFKKRVYDEVREIHVTRFPYNHFLYPDYDYENMGEEE, encoded by the coding sequence ATGTTAGAAAAAAAAGATACAGAGCTTGAAAAAGCAGTTTTAATAGGTGTTGTAACCAAAGATCAAGATGAAGATAGATCTAAAGAGTATTTGGATGAGCTTGAGTTTTTAACCTACACAGCAGGAGGAGATGTAAAAAAACGTTTTACCCAAAAAATGGAGATGCCTAATCCTAAAACTTTTTTAGGGACTGGTAAAATGGAGGAAGTAAGACAATATGTAGAAGATAATGACATAAGTACCGCTATTTTTGATGACGAGTTATCTGCATCTCAAGAGCGAAACATTAGTAAAATATTAAATATAAAAGTACTAGATCGTACTAATTTAATACTAGATATTTTTGCGCAGCGCGCACAAACCAGTTCTGCAAGAACGCAAGTAGAATTGGCGCAATGCGAATATCTTCTACCAAGACTTAGAGGTATGTGGACGCACCTTGAACGTCAAAAAGGAGGTATCGGAATGCGTGGACCTGGAGAAACAGAAATTGAAACAGATAGACGTATTGTACGTGACAAAATAGCCTTATTAAAAGCTAAAATCAAGACTATAGACAAGCAAATGTCTGTGCAACGTGGTAATCGTGGTAAAATGGTACGTGTAGCCTTAGTAGGTTATACTAACGTTGGTAAATCTACATTAATGAACACCATTAGCAAAAGCAACGTCTTTGCCGAAAACAAATTATTTGCAACTCTAGACACCACTGTTAGAAAGGTAGTGATACAAAACCTACCTTTTTTATTAACAGACACTGTTGGATTTATACGTAAGCTACCAACGCAATTGGTAGAAAGTTTTAAAAGCACATTAGATGAGGTAAGAGAAGCCGATTTGTTATTACATGTCGTAGATATCTCACATCCTAATTTTGAAGACCATATAGCGTCAGTAAATAAAATTTTAGGCGAAATTGATAGTGCAGACAAACCTGTGATTATGGTTTTTAATAAAATAGATGCTTATAAGCCAGAACCTTTTGATCCTTCAAATTTACAAGAAGTGCGAACAAAAGAACACTATACTTTAGGCGAGTGGAAAAAAACTTGGATGAATAGAGTAGGAGAGGATAATGCTTTATTTATATCTGCATTAAACAAGAAAAATCTTGAAGATTTCAAAAAACGAGTGTATGATGAGGTTAGAGAAATTCATGTAACACGCTTTCCTTATAATCACTTTCTATATCCAGATTACGATTATGAGAATATGGGAGAAGAGGAGTAG
- a CDS encoding endonuclease/exonuclease/phosphatase family protein, with product MKFNLFKSKTNKQTVAFYNIENLFDIYKDELTRDLDFNPTSEKRWTIKRYNNKLRKIGYAVSNIGRKETNTHPAIIGLAEIENEAVIKDLLASKHLKEYPYSYVHYDSKDERGIDVALLYDRKKFSVLHSEIFEFSFHTEGYIDHTRDILWVKGLFLNEEINFIVNHWPSRRSGNNETEHKRKAAAAYVEMIISKIKVDKPDAKIIIMGDFNDDPSSKSVRQLVNNQGLFNPMETLISIDRGTTVHNFEWNLFDQIIITHNFFERKAKSLRYVKADIYDADFLKQFDGKYKGTPYRTYVGKHYKGGYSDHFPVYMILNKK from the coding sequence TTGAAATTTAATCTCTTTAAATCCAAGACCAATAAACAAACTGTTGCATTTTACAACATAGAGAACCTGTTTGATATTTATAAAGACGAATTGACACGGGACTTAGATTTTAATCCAACTTCAGAAAAACGTTGGACTATAAAACGTTACAATAATAAATTGCGTAAAATTGGCTATGCAGTATCCAATATTGGACGTAAAGAAACTAATACGCATCCTGCCATTATTGGATTAGCAGAAATAGAAAATGAAGCAGTAATTAAAGATTTGTTAGCCTCAAAACATCTTAAGGAATACCCTTACAGTTATGTACATTATGATAGTAAAGACGAACGTGGAATTGATGTCGCTTTATTATACGACCGCAAAAAATTTAGTGTTTTACATTCTGAAATCTTTGAGTTTTCGTTTCATACTGAAGGCTATATAGATCATACTAGAGATATTTTGTGGGTTAAAGGGTTATTTTTAAACGAAGAGATAAATTTTATTGTCAACCATTGGCCATCAAGACGATCAGGTAATAACGAAACAGAACACAAACGAAAAGCTGCTGCTGCATACGTAGAAATGATTATATCTAAAATAAAAGTAGACAAACCAGATGCTAAAATTATAATCATGGGTGATTTTAATGATGATCCATCTAGTAAAAGTGTACGACAATTAGTTAATAATCAAGGATTATTTAATCCAATGGAAACTTTAATTTCTATAGACAGAGGGACTACTGTTCATAATTTTGAGTGGAATTTATTTGACCAAATAATTATTACTCATAATTTTTTTGAACGTAAAGCCAAAAGCCTGCGCTACGTTAAAGCCGATATTTATGATGCTGATTTCCTAAAGCAATTTGATGGTAAATATAAAGGCACTCCTTACAGAACTTATGTTGGTAAACACTATAAAGGTGGTTATAGTGATCATTTTCCTGTATATATGATTTTAAATAAAAAATGA
- a CDS encoding DUF3095 family protein, whose translation MKDDLNFYNNIPKNNMPLSQLLNDESLFVGVPKNWSVVVTDVENSTAAVAKGQHNDVNLSATGSIITVLNTLKKINKNIEIPYFFGGDGSTLLIPNTVLEDVLNALHNYSYHIEKTLNLVLRIGSLSLEEVYNNNYSVRITKLRHNQYLTTPIVLGNGLKYAEQIIKGTFVDQNTALPKFESLNLTGMECRWDEIFPDKPEKKVICLLVSCHDEKKQAEIYGMIMNEINFVFGELNQRNPISALKLKLNTSIEKIRREMYTRLGKYKRSYLINNWLITVFGKYYFKFSKAGKLYVYRVTQLSDTIMLDGSINTVIAGTNKQLSKLKLLLDDLESKKLIIYGLHSTHASIMSCYIEDREEKHIHFVDGSEGGYTSAAIMFKEKLKLIRY comes from the coding sequence ATGAAAGATGATTTAAATTTTTATAATAATATCCCTAAAAACAACATGCCTCTATCCCAACTTTTAAACGATGAAAGTTTATTTGTTGGTGTCCCTAAAAATTGGTCTGTCGTAGTAACAGATGTTGAAAACTCAACTGCAGCAGTAGCTAAAGGTCAACATAACGATGTTAATTTAAGTGCCACAGGAAGCATTATTACCGTATTAAATACCCTAAAAAAAATTAATAAAAACATTGAAATACCTTATTTTTTTGGAGGTGATGGTTCTACTTTGTTAATACCCAATACGGTTTTAGAAGATGTTTTAAATGCTTTACACAATTATAGTTACCATATTGAAAAAACTTTAAACTTGGTTTTGCGCATTGGTTCTTTATCTTTAGAAGAGGTTTACAACAACAATTATTCTGTTAGAATTACTAAGCTAAGACACAATCAATACCTTACAACACCAATTGTATTAGGTAATGGGCTAAAATATGCAGAGCAAATCATAAAAGGGACTTTTGTAGATCAAAACACAGCGTTACCTAAATTTGAATCTTTAAACCTTACTGGAATGGAATGTCGATGGGACGAAATTTTCCCAGATAAACCAGAAAAAAAAGTAATATGTCTTTTAGTTAGTTGTCATGACGAAAAAAAACAAGCAGAGATCTACGGAATGATTATGAACGAAATTAATTTTGTTTTTGGCGAATTAAACCAACGAAATCCTATATCTGCATTAAAGTTAAAATTAAATACTTCTATTGAGAAAATTAGAAGAGAGATGTATACTAGATTAGGTAAATACAAAAGGAGTTATTTGATTAACAATTGGCTAATTACGGTATTTGGTAAGTATTATTTTAAATTCTCTAAAGCTGGAAAATTATATGTTTACAGAGTAACTCAACTATCTGATACCATAATGTTGGATGGATCAATTAATACAGTTATTGCAGGTACTAATAAGCAACTTAGTAAGCTTAAGCTTTTACTAGATGATTTAGAGTCTAAAAAGCTTATTATCTATGGATTGCATAGTACACACGCGTCCATCATGTCTTGTTATATTGAAGATAGAGAAGAAAAACACATTCATTTTGTTGATGGTAGTGAAGGTGGTTATACAAGTGCAGCTATAATGTTTAAGGAAAAATTAAAATTAATTAGGTATTAA
- a CDS encoding AraC family transcriptional regulator, whose protein sequence is MTLFFKFNFNSLCQKILDEVLINQGIKYNVIAFGEIELLEKLSKQRQEDLQQALENYHIEVVENQKSILVQKIKDTIIDMVFNENTTVNVKSSVYLAEKLGHSYGYLSNLFSEVTYTSIEHFIILQKIEHAKQLIIKEDLSLTEIAFRLNYSSVAHLSTQFKNTTGITPSAFQRIIAKRREFNQNNN, encoded by the coding sequence ATGACTTTATTTTTTAAATTTAATTTCAATTCACTTTGTCAAAAAATTTTAGATGAAGTTCTAATTAATCAAGGTATCAAATATAATGTCATTGCGTTTGGAGAAATTGAATTATTAGAAAAATTAAGCAAACAAAGACAAGAAGATTTACAACAGGCTCTAGAAAATTACCATATAGAGGTTGTAGAAAACCAAAAAAGCATTTTAGTTCAAAAAATCAAGGACACTATTATAGATATGGTTTTTAACGAAAACACTACTGTAAACGTCAAAAGCTCTGTATATCTTGCAGAAAAATTAGGACATAGCTATGGTTATTTATCAAACTTGTTTTCAGAAGTTACCTACACTTCTATAGAACATTTTATAATACTTCAAAAAATAGAACACGCCAAACAACTTATTATTAAAGAAGATTTAAGCTTAACAGAAATTGCTTTTAGGCTTAACTATTCTAGCGTAGCTCACCTAAGTACACAGTTTAAAAATACAACAGGAATTACACCTTCAGCTTTTCAGCGAATCATTGCTAAAAGAAGAGAATTTAATCAAAATAACAACTAA
- a CDS encoding response regulator — protein MQEDYISIALADDDEDDRMFFTDAFEDLKIKSKVSTFNDGVYLMDYLNSEGATLPNVLFLDLNMPRKSGLECLKEIKKNTKFKDIAIAIYSTSASEEDIENTFIQGANIYIKKPSDFKTLKKVLSDVVTINWQYHTNSMNKDNFLLRF, from the coding sequence ATGCAGGAAGACTATATATCTATAGCATTAGCAGATGATGACGAAGATGACAGAATGTTTTTTACAGATGCGTTTGAAGATCTAAAAATAAAAAGTAAAGTTAGCACCTTTAACGATGGTGTGTACTTAATGGATTATCTTAACAGTGAAGGAGCAACATTGCCAAACGTCTTGTTTCTTGATTTAAATATGCCAAGAAAATCTGGATTAGAATGTTTAAAAGAGATTAAGAAAAATACTAAGTTTAAAGATATAGCTATCGCAATTTATTCGACTTCTGCATCAGAGGAAGATATTGAAAACACGTTTATCCAAGGAGCTAACATTTATATAAAAAAGCCTAGTGACTTTAAAACTTTAAAAAAAGTGTTATCAGATGTGGTTACTATTAATTGGCAGTACCATACTAACAGCATGAATAAAGATAATTTTTTATTACGTTTTTAA
- a CDS encoding CHASE3 domain-containing protein, with protein MIKTLNNNINFFKTLLYISAFFILLLGALSYRSVSDLTKSGELVTHTYRVNVELEQILSYLKDAETGHRGFLVTKDSIFLEPYLNSRERINNNFAELKSLTSDNPTYQSNLKNLNLLISNRLETFKTTLEYENPEDYFDSKKFSDELKKGRKEMDTIRNHINNMISTENQLLEQRKSDYQSNLSATPLLLFTLLLLTLAIMFLAYLKISKNMKKLKEANESLELFKESANQSEIVSKHGNWTWHVESNTFKYSDNLYRLLGEQPQSFEPTLENFMQFVHPEDVDQLAHQVEQMMKNVELPFINYRVVHKNGTIKHLKAYGKSLVNDDDELILLGTTADITDEITSYKALEERNTELERSNKELSSFNHVASHDLQEPLRKIQTFLSRLEDEEAEKLSEKGLKYIDRIQNAATRMRVLIDDLLQFSRSNKADKVFEESNINILLEAAKQDLAEVISEENAIIEADTFPTIRVIPFQIQQLFVNIIGNAIKYKTNNRVPKIKISHQIVDANEDENLKKAKKPYYHKITFEDNGIGFDNQYAEQIFILFSRLHNKDEYSGTGIGLSICKKITDNHKGIIKAVGRPSEGATFLVYLPID; from the coding sequence ATGATAAAAACATTAAACAACAATATTAATTTTTTTAAAACACTACTTTACATTAGTGCTTTTTTTATTTTACTACTTGGTGCTTTATCCTACAGAAGTGTGAGCGATCTAACAAAATCTGGTGAGCTAGTTACACATACCTACCGTGTAAATGTAGAATTAGAACAAATATTATCTTATTTAAAAGATGCCGAAACTGGACATCGTGGATTTTTAGTTACAAAAGACTCTATTTTTCTAGAACCCTACTTAAATAGTCGCGAAAGGATAAATAATAATTTTGCAGAACTAAAATCACTAACTAGCGATAATCCGACATATCAATCCAATCTAAAAAACCTAAATTTATTAATAAGCAATAGGCTAGAAACCTTCAAAACAACTCTAGAATATGAAAATCCTGAAGATTACTTTGATAGTAAAAAATTTAGTGATGAATTAAAAAAGGGAAGAAAAGAAATGGATACCATCAGAAATCATATAAATAATATGATTAGTACTGAAAACCAACTTTTAGAACAAAGAAAATCAGATTATCAAAGTAATTTAAGCGCTACACCACTACTACTATTTACATTACTATTACTAACATTGGCGATCATGTTTTTAGCATACTTAAAAATTTCTAAAAACATGAAAAAATTAAAAGAGGCAAACGAATCTTTAGAACTCTTTAAAGAATCTGCTAATCAATCTGAAATTGTAAGTAAACATGGTAATTGGACTTGGCATGTAGAAAGTAACACCTTTAAGTATTCTGATAATTTATATAGATTATTAGGTGAGCAACCACAGTCTTTTGAACCTACTCTAGAAAATTTTATGCAATTTGTACATCCTGAAGATGTAGACCAATTAGCACATCAAGTAGAGCAAATGATGAAAAACGTGGAACTACCTTTTATTAACTATAGAGTTGTACACAAAAACGGAACTATAAAACATTTAAAAGCTTACGGAAAATCATTAGTTAATGACGACGATGAGTTGATACTATTAGGGACAACTGCAGATATCACAGACGAAATTACTAGCTACAAAGCACTAGAAGAACGTAATACAGAGTTAGAACGTAGTAATAAAGAACTCTCTTCCTTTAACCATGTAGCCAGTCATGATTTGCAAGAGCCACTTAGAAAAATTCAAACATTTTTATCAAGACTTGAAGATGAAGAAGCTGAAAAATTATCTGAAAAAGGTTTAAAATATATAGACAGAATCCAAAACGCAGCAACCAGAATGCGCGTATTAATAGATGATTTATTGCAATTCTCCAGATCTAATAAAGCGGATAAAGTTTTTGAAGAATCCAACATCAATATACTACTAGAAGCAGCCAAACAAGACTTAGCAGAAGTGATCTCTGAAGAAAATGCTATTATTGAAGCTGACACATTCCCAACAATTAGAGTCATTCCGTTTCAAATACAACAACTATTTGTTAACATCATTGGTAATGCTATCAAGTATAAAACTAATAACAGGGTACCAAAAATTAAAATATCGCATCAAATTGTAGATGCCAATGAGGATGAGAATTTAAAAAAAGCTAAAAAACCTTACTATCATAAAATTACATTTGAAGATAATGGTATTGGTTTTGATAACCAGTACGCAGAACAAATTTTTATATTATTTAGTAGACTACACAATAAAGACGAGTATTCTGGTACTGGAATAGGACTATCAATCTGTAAAAAAATAACCGATAACCACAAAGGAATTATAAAAGCAGTTGGTAGACCTAGTGAAGGAGCCACATTTTTAGTCTATCTACCCATAGACTAA
- a CDS encoding lmo0937 family membrane protein — protein sequence MRSLLYIIAVILVIGWALGFFVYSASGLIHTLLVIAVIAVLLRLIGGKGV from the coding sequence ATGAGAAGCCTACTATATATAATAGCTGTAATATTAGTAATCGGCTGGGCACTTGGATTTTTTGTCTACAGTGCAAGTGGATTAATCCATACACTTTTAGTGATAGCAGTAATTGCTGTATTACTTAGACTAATTGGTGGTAAAGGAGTATAA